A single Cryptosporangium phraense DNA region contains:
- a CDS encoding GNAT family N-acetyltransferase: MGVGGGCGGGGGFAAAGGGCGGGGGFAAAGGGFAAAGGGCGGGGGFAAAGGGLAGFVSVALEPWGALERGEVDQLFVDPAFGGRGVGAGLLAAVDEVASEAGIDTLVTHASWRAAPVFVRCGYVREAVESVAIDGETLTRVRMRRSL, from the coding sequence GTGGGGGTTGGCGGGGGCTGCGGGGGTGGCGGGGGCTTCGCCGCCGCGGGCGGGGGCTGCGGGGGTGGCGGGGGCTTCGCCGCCGCAGGCGGGGGATTCGCCGCCGCGGGCGGGGGCTGCGGGGGTGGCGGGGGCTTCGCCGCCGCAGGCGGGGGCCTCGCCGGGTTCGTGTCGGTGGCGTTGGAGCCGTGGGGGGCGCTCGAGCGGGGTGAGGTCGACCAGTTGTTCGTGGATCCGGCGTTCGGTGGGCGGGGCGTGGGAGCCGGGCTGCTCGCCGCGGTCGACGAGGTGGCGTCGGAGGCGGGGATCGACACGCTGGTGACGCACGCGTCGTGGCGGGCGGCGCCGGTGTTCGTCCGGTGCGGGTACGTGCGTGAGGCCGTCGAGAGCGTGGCGATCGATGGCGAGACGCTCACCCGGGTGCGGATGCGGCGCTCGCTTTGA
- a CDS encoding RNA polymerase subunit sigma-70 translates to MTPEDFSQLVAPLRGELHAHCYRMLGSVHDADDVVQETLVRAWKAIERFEDRGSGVRPWLYRIATNRCLTVLGGRGVSEFVEPYPGPEELGAESLGAESLGPGALGAEAPGPEALVVGREHLELAFVTAIQGLPGLQRAVLLLREAQGFSAAEVAELLSTSVPAVNSALQRARRSVPLPVAADPVDPGVWELARRYAAAWESGDVDAIVALFADDARYSMPPEPAVFSGVDAIRGFLVEGPLEYRWRFRATVANGQPAFGTYLWEDGWRPGGLDVLTMRGGQVTEVVSFLTADFEIFGLPAGL, encoded by the coding sequence TTGACACCGGAGGACTTCTCGCAGCTGGTCGCGCCGCTGCGCGGCGAACTGCACGCGCACTGCTATCGGATGCTGGGGTCCGTGCACGATGCCGACGATGTGGTGCAGGAGACGTTGGTCCGGGCGTGGAAGGCGATCGAGCGGTTCGAGGATCGGGGGAGCGGGGTTCGGCCGTGGCTCTATCGGATCGCGACGAACCGGTGTTTGACGGTGCTTGGTGGGCGCGGTGTTTCGGAGTTCGTCGAGCCTTATCCGGGGCCGGAGGAGCTGGGGGCGGAGTCGTTGGGGGCAGAGTCGCTGGGGCCGGGGGCGCTGGGGGCGGAGGCGCCGGGGCCGGAGGCGCTGGTCGTGGGGCGGGAGCATTTGGAGCTGGCGTTCGTGACCGCGATCCAGGGTCTGCCCGGGCTGCAGCGGGCGGTGCTGTTGCTGCGGGAGGCTCAGGGGTTCTCGGCGGCCGAGGTGGCGGAGCTGTTGTCGACCAGTGTTCCGGCCGTGAACAGCGCGCTGCAGCGCGCCCGGCGTTCGGTTCCGCTGCCGGTGGCGGCGGATCCGGTCGATCCGGGGGTGTGGGAGTTGGCGCGGCGCTATGCGGCGGCCTGGGAGTCGGGGGATGTGGACGCGATCGTCGCGTTGTTCGCCGACGATGCACGGTATTCGATGCCGCCGGAGCCGGCGGTGTTCTCGGGGGTGGACGCGATCCGCGGGTTCTTGGTGGAGGGGCCGCTGGAGTATCGGTGGCGGTTCCGGGCGACGGTGGCGAATGGGCAGCCGGCTTTTGGGACGTATCTGTGGGAGGACGGTTGGCGGCCGGGGGGACTGGACGTACTGACGATGCGCGGGGGTCAAGTCACCGAGGTCGTCTCGTTCCTGACGGCGGATTTCGAGATTTTCGGCTTGCCGGCGGGGCTGTAG
- a CDS encoding DinB family protein, whose amino-acid sequence MDDDLRVGPPLAGGERETLRAYLEYHRATLAMKCADLTDEQLREQSMPPSTLSLLGLVRHLAEVERTWFRRVFEEPDIPLVWSDSLDFQAAYDASGSGRSEAFAAWISEIEHSRRIERAAASLEVVGHQPRWGEDVSLRMVMVHVLLEYGRHNGHADLIREGVDGVVGA is encoded by the coding sequence GTGGACGACGATCTTCGGGTGGGGCCGCCGTTGGCCGGGGGCGAGCGCGAGACGTTGCGGGCGTACCTGGAGTACCACCGGGCGACGCTCGCGATGAAGTGCGCCGATCTGACCGACGAGCAGTTGCGGGAGCAGTCGATGCCGCCGTCGACGCTGTCGTTGCTGGGGTTGGTGCGGCATCTGGCCGAGGTCGAGCGGACGTGGTTCCGGCGGGTGTTCGAGGAGCCCGACATTCCGTTGGTGTGGTCGGACTCGCTGGATTTTCAGGCCGCTTATGACGCGAGTGGGTCGGGTCGGAGTGAGGCGTTCGCGGCCTGGATCAGTGAGATCGAGCATTCGCGGAGGATCGAGCGGGCGGCGGCGTCGCTGGAGGTGGTGGGGCATCAGCCGCGGTGGGGGGAGGATGTTTCGCTGCGGATGGTGATGGTTCATGTGTTGCTGGAGTACGGGCGCCACAATGGGCACGCGGATTTGATTCGGGAGGGGGTTGACGGGGTGGTTGGCGCTTAG
- a CDS encoding YybH family protein, with product MEQIRELIERWALAVHTGDLAGVLAHHAPDIVMFDVPPPENGVRGLDAYRDTWPPFFAWQASGAVFEFTELEITAGDDVAFAFALLRCGSAAELTAEPDRRLRLTLGLRKADGHWLIAHEHHSFTTPDESDEPIRAIHQRWYDGTAAKDLDAIVAAIATDVVSYEHEAPLEHVGRDAVRKVCAEGLDASTGTVTWTVPDLRIVVRNDLAVAWGLNRMTAEQPDGSVPETWSRGTRVFRRVEGSWQMVHQHVSWPTDATTGAARTDLRPK from the coding sequence ATGGAACAGATCCGAGAGCTGATCGAGCGCTGGGCGCTGGCCGTGCACACCGGCGACCTGGCCGGCGTGCTCGCGCACCACGCCCCCGACATCGTCATGTTCGACGTCCCTCCGCCGGAGAACGGCGTCCGCGGACTCGACGCCTACCGCGACACCTGGCCGCCGTTCTTCGCCTGGCAGGCATCGGGCGCCGTCTTCGAGTTCACCGAGCTCGAGATCACTGCCGGCGACGACGTCGCCTTCGCCTTCGCACTGCTGCGCTGCGGCAGCGCCGCCGAGCTCACGGCCGAGCCGGACCGCCGTCTCCGTCTGACCCTCGGCCTGCGCAAGGCCGACGGCCACTGGCTGATCGCCCACGAACACCACTCGTTCACCACTCCGGACGAGTCGGACGAACCGATCCGGGCGATCCACCAGCGCTGGTACGACGGCACCGCCGCCAAGGATCTGGACGCGATCGTAGCCGCGATCGCCACCGACGTCGTCTCCTATGAGCACGAAGCGCCGCTCGAACACGTCGGGCGGGACGCCGTCCGGAAAGTGTGCGCGGAAGGCCTCGACGCGAGCACCGGGACCGTGACCTGGACCGTCCCCGACCTGCGGATTGTCGTCCGGAACGACCTCGCGGTCGCTTGGGGACTCAACCGGATGACGGCCGAGCAGCCGGACGGGTCGGTCCCGGAGACGTGGTCCCGCGGAACGCGGGTCTTCCGACGCGTCGAGGGGTCGTGGCAGATGGTGCACCAGCACGTCTCCTGGCCGACCGACGCCACGACCGGCGCGGCCCGGACGGACTTGCGTCCGAAGTAG
- a CDS encoding YihY/virulence factor BrkB family protein — protein sequence MRLLGNRKHDHDEHEENDIDAAATTRTGDDVPDDLSTVPPHAGPDSPTALKGKGLWAALRRTFKEYSSDNLSDWAAALTYYGVLSIFPGLLVIVSILGMLSDNGQQTVQDAVNELAPNQQLRDLVGTVLNQVQDPGAAGLAAVVGILAAFWSASGYVAAFMRASNAVYDVPEGRPIWKTLPIRVGVTAVVGVMLIVSAAIVIFTGDLAQVVGDKIGLGSAAVTTWSIAKWPVLLVLISLMFAILYWASPNAKTGGFRWVSPGGLFAVVLWIVASIAFAIYLGNFANYNKTYGTLGGVIAFLVWMWVSNLAILLGAELDAELERGRAAAAGHDPTDEPFLELRDDRKLKKGSERGLGEH from the coding sequence ATGAGGCTGCTGGGGAACCGCAAGCACGACCATGACGAGCACGAGGAGAACGACATCGATGCCGCCGCCACGACCCGCACCGGCGACGACGTACCCGACGACCTCTCCACCGTCCCGCCCCATGCCGGGCCGGACAGCCCGACCGCGCTGAAGGGCAAGGGCCTGTGGGCCGCGCTCAGACGCACGTTCAAGGAGTACTCCAGCGACAACCTGTCCGACTGGGCCGCGGCGCTGACCTACTACGGCGTGCTGTCGATCTTCCCCGGCCTGCTGGTGATCGTGTCGATCCTGGGCATGCTCAGCGACAACGGTCAGCAGACCGTCCAGGACGCGGTCAACGAGCTGGCGCCGAACCAGCAGTTGCGCGACCTCGTCGGCACGGTGCTGAACCAGGTCCAGGACCCGGGCGCGGCCGGCCTGGCCGCGGTCGTCGGTATTCTCGCCGCGTTCTGGTCGGCGTCGGGGTACGTCGCCGCGTTCATGCGCGCCTCCAACGCGGTGTACGACGTCCCGGAGGGCCGGCCGATCTGGAAGACGCTGCCGATCCGGGTCGGTGTGACCGCGGTGGTCGGCGTGATGCTGATCGTGTCGGCTGCGATCGTGATCTTCACCGGGGATCTGGCGCAGGTGGTGGGGGACAAGATCGGGCTCGGCTCGGCCGCGGTGACGACGTGGAGCATCGCGAAGTGGCCGGTGCTGCTGGTGCTGATCAGCTTGATGTTCGCGATTTTGTACTGGGCCTCCCCGAATGCGAAGACCGGCGGGTTCCGGTGGGTCAGCCCGGGCGGTCTGTTCGCGGTGGTCCTGTGGATCGTCGCGTCGATCGCTTTCGCGATCTACCTGGGTAATTTTGCGAATTACAACAAGACGTACGGGACGCTGGGCGGGGTGATCGCGTTCCTGGTCTGGATGTGGGTCTCGAATCTGGCGATTCTGCTCGGGGCGGAGTTGGATGCCGAGCTCGAACGTGGCCGGGCGGCGGCGGCGGGGCACGACCCGACGGACGAGCCGTTCCTGGAGCTCCGGGATGACCGTAAGCTCAAGAAGGGGAGTGAGCGGGGGCTGGGCGAGCATTAG